A segment of the Dermacentor andersoni chromosome 5, qqDerAnde1_hic_scaffold, whole genome shotgun sequence genome:
GCTGTAACGAGGAAAGTAGCTATATTAACGAGTGGACTGGTGACGCAACAGATCAAGATGAGTTTAGTGAAGGAAGTAAAAATTTCGCAGCGGCATGGTACTATCGCTGGCAGATAACAGCTCCATTCCTTAACGTTGAAGAGCTGGACTCTTCCTAACGTTTCGTCCctgtggcgcacaacaatgcctcttCGGTTCGACCAGCAAGCTCATCAATATTTCAGGATGAGAATTTTACAAAAAGGAGGCAAAATGCGATCTCTGTTAGATATTATGAAACGGCAAAGTTTCAGCTCGCCCGCTACGGTGGCTCTGTTACAATTTCGTTCTGCAGCGAAGTACGTGGTCGCAGGTTCAATTCGCGACCGTGAGGCCCCTCTTCAATTGGGTATGAATGCAAAAGCGTTATTGaagagaagcttttttttttattgtttcccaTCCCGGGTTTTGAATGGCTTCTACTGCAGCCATttgtatatattatatatacacGAATGATATGCGTTGCGCCGATAGCTAGCTTGTATATAGCTTGTTCAATAAAGAGCGAGACTGGTGCTTTCAAATCTTAATCTCTGAAACTTATTATTTGGGTATCCCTTCCTGTATGCTtcccggtaagtgaaatacacgCGTCGCATCGTTTCTACCACGCCTGAATAGCAAGAGTCAAGCCATGGTTTGGCACCTACTTAAAAATCGCCTCCGATGCATTTCTACGACTGACTGCATGTGCTGTTTCATCTTAAAGCAAtgtcggttttttttttaccggccTACGAAGCATTTCAACAATCCACTTAACCATTTTACAGTCCAAATGTGGCACTCTTGGGGTCCTTTATGTAGCTCACGATAAGCAGGGACATTGCCATTGCTTTGACATAAAACAAGATATAGTTAAGACATTGGACGCGATTTGTAAGTAGGTGTCAAAATATGGCTTGATATTCACGCTATCTAAGCTTGGTGCAAAAGGCAGCACGAGTACATTTTTTACCGGGGAGCATATAGAAAGGGATAAAATTACTGATGAATATTTTAATATTACAGAACATCAGCCTCagtctttatttatttagtaccctAAGTGCAACTGTAACGTATGTTCTTCAAAACCAACCCGCAGTAGTGGTGCTCTCCGAGTTCAAAATGtgaatctcgaaggctatgcttttacTGATTGCATGCGGCGGAAGCGATTGGTGCAGCTGCAAGCCCGTCATAGATATCGGCTTTTGGACGCCACCTATCAGTGTCTCAGAGGACAGTTAAATCCTAGTGATTATCTCGCGCCCTATTTCCCTCGCCAGCACTCTCAAAAGCCCCGGCAGCGGCTCGACGACAGGGGTCTCCAGAACCTCCTGAGTACCCTGCACACGCCGGCCACCAGCTCGCCCTCTTCTCGAGTCAAGGGTGCTGGAGCCGCCAGCAGTGTCAGCAGCGCCCGTAGTTGGGCGCAGGGCCTGTACGCGGCGCGACCGCTCGTGTCCATGTTCGGCGCTGCCTGCGCCATCATGCTGCTTCTCACTCTGGTGCTCTGGCTGAGCAGCGCCTACAGCGACCGAACCAGCTCGCACTGCGACACGCTCGAGTGCCGTTACTACAGCCAGTACCTCGACGACATCGCGAACACGTCGGTCGACCCTTGCCACGACTTTTACATGCACGTCTGTTCTCGCTGGGTGTCTCGCGACCGGCGCTCGGTCAAGCAAGCCGTGTACGAGGAGTAAGTGAGGGAGCGCCTGCCGACGTGGGATCGAAATTTCGAAGTTGCCCGGCCGCTCTCGTGACATCGTGTTTAGTGAAAGCTTTAGCGTAGAGCATAAAAAATGAAATCTGGCACGTTGGAACTTGTTCGTGGCTAATATAATACAGATAGCAGCACGGTTAGCAGTACTACCAATTTCTAGTTTGTGGTCAGCGGTCTGAGTTCTGTCACTCGCTTTCGTACTTGGGAATGTTCAGACGCAGTGACAGACGGTGACAAGCAAGCCCCGTACACGCACAAGCACTTGTGCGTGTCCTCTTGCTTGAAAAGCGTCTGACATTGCGCTCAAACATATATAAGTGTGTCTAACCAACGAGGCTGAACCACAACACTCGTTCGTCTTCGTTTGCACCGCACTTTTAACATTACCCATACATATTTTGGTGTTGGCATAAATATCGGGCTTCGCTACGCAAGAGAAAAGGAAACTAACATCGTTAGACGCATCGACATTGCTAACATCGACATCGTCAGCGCGCCCGGACGTATCCTCTCACTTTGACGTATTCGATGCGTTACTCTACGCCGAACTTGCGGACGAACCAACGATGTCTTAGGGGGTATCGCATTTCTTTAAATGACTAGTTGACATATTTCCCAATGTTTGAAGTTCTTCGTTTGGATGATTGTGAGAAACAGGCATCGATGAACTTCAGAAATATTTAGTTATCGCTTTCGCAAATCTAAACGTTTTAATACCGATGAAGATTTAGTGATGGGCGCTGTAAAAGCTGGTTTTAAGGCGGGCCGATCCCAGAAGCTGTGTAGTAAGTGTTGGTACGCGACATATGTATCTACACAATGACGATATCAAAACGCCGTGTCCTGTCTTCTCCTGTTCCTTAGCTTGTATCCCAGCAGTTCGCACTCTGAATTCAGCCATGAGATCAAAACGTGAATACGATATGTATCAGTATACCTTATTTGTACTGATGCGTATCGTGTACACGTTTTGATCTGGTCAATGTGTACAGATAAAAAGCTGACCTTCGACAATGAATGGCAGTATGACCTCCCCAGAGCAACCGGGGGGATAAGAGCGACATAGGAGTAGCGGAGTCATATGACGTGCAGAAGCACGTAACAGAAGGAGCTGGTTGTGCTTGTACGTGAGTGTGCGCGGCGGCCGCTCTGGGATGCGGAATGCTTTCTGCCGCAATGTTCTGTGTTGATGTTGTTCACAAAGTGATAACTGCGCTCCGCATAATGTGTTCGGTTATGTAGCCATAGTTCTATGGTGAAGGCTACTTGCATGGTCTATGTTACGTAACGATAACTGTGGTTTATACTATAGAgataaatgaaacaaacaaaactCTGCCGCACTTTTGTGCTTTGGTTGATCACAGGTGACGTTGAGTTGTACACAACAGCAGGCAAAAATAGATGTAAATCACGTAATCGCATAGGGATGACCACTGTGGGGACGAACATCCCCTAAAAGCCGCATGCAAATGTCGATAAATAATCTTCAAATGGAAGTATTTCACAATACTAGAGCATTATAGTCACCCGTGTGTGAAGCGTAATGCCAGTGACTTTTCA
Coding sequences within it:
- the LOC126532094 gene encoding uncharacterized protein, encoding MAQQSHSRPKAPPMTSRSPSAPSSVRTPGVEEEVDAPTADNSGATTPLGRHSAYRHRHRAGKVIRKPSMFADFVARLTPSPAPVRLTVTATEAQERRFPVSGSHSQKPRQRLDDRGLQNLLSTLHTPATSSPSSRVKGAGAASSVSSARSWAQGLYAARPLVSMFGAACAIMLLLTLVLWLSSAYSDRTSSHCDTLECRYYSQYLDDIANTSVDPCHDFYMHVCSRWVSRDRRSVKQAVYEE